A stretch of the Bradyrhizobium sp. CCBAU 53351 genome encodes the following:
- the rnd gene encoding ribonuclease D, producing MDLITTTADLAAACSRLAKHPVITVDTEFLRETTYYPLLCVVQMASAEEAIVIDTLAAGIDLKPFFELMANEGVLKVFHAARQDIEIIWHQANIIPHPVFDTQVAAMVLGYGDSIAYDALVEKVTGHRPDKTHRFTDWSRRPLTKEQMHYAVSDVTHLRDVFAALDADLKKRRRSEWVSIEMEVLTSPRTYDFHPERAWERLKTRVRKPKDLAVLMEVAAWREQEAQSRDVPRGRVLRDEAVTDIATHAPTTLEKLAHLRSVPKGFEKSKWGADIVAAVERGLARDFATLPKLEKPRNNNNGAAIVELLKVLLRMTAEKHAVASKVIATVDDLEEIAADDEADVPALRGWRRELFGDAALKLKRGELALAVEKGRVIGVQRA from the coding sequence ATGGATTTAATTACCACCACCGCTGACCTCGCGGCTGCCTGCAGCCGGCTGGCCAAGCACCCCGTCATTACCGTCGATACCGAGTTCCTGCGCGAGACCACCTATTACCCGCTGCTGTGCGTGGTGCAGATGGCCAGCGCCGAGGAGGCTATCGTCATCGATACCCTGGCCGCCGGCATCGATCTCAAGCCGTTCTTCGAGCTGATGGCCAATGAGGGCGTGCTGAAGGTCTTCCACGCCGCCCGTCAGGACATCGAGATCATCTGGCATCAGGCCAATATCATCCCGCACCCGGTGTTCGACACCCAGGTCGCCGCGATGGTGCTCGGTTACGGCGACAGCATCGCTTACGACGCGCTGGTCGAGAAGGTCACCGGCCACCGCCCGGACAAGACCCACCGCTTCACCGACTGGTCGCGTCGGCCGCTGACCAAGGAGCAGATGCATTACGCGGTGTCCGACGTCACCCATTTGCGCGACGTGTTCGCAGCGCTCGACGCCGATCTCAAGAAGCGCCGCCGCAGCGAATGGGTCTCCATCGAGATGGAGGTCCTCACCTCCCCCAGAACCTACGACTTCCACCCCGAGCGCGCCTGGGAACGGCTGAAGACGCGCGTGCGCAAGCCGAAGGATCTCGCCGTCCTCATGGAGGTCGCCGCCTGGCGCGAGCAGGAGGCGCAGAGCCGTGACGTGCCGCGCGGCCGCGTGCTGCGCGACGAGGCGGTCACCGACATCGCGACCCACGCGCCGACCACGCTGGAGAAGCTCGCCCATCTCCGCTCGGTGCCGAAAGGTTTTGAGAAGTCCAAATGGGGCGCGGACATCGTCGCCGCGGTCGAGCGCGGCCTGGCCCGGGACTTTGCGACGCTGCCGAAGCTGGAGAAGCCGCGCAACAACAACAATGGCGCGGCCATCGTCGAGCTCTTGAAGGTGCTGCTGCGCATGACCGCCGAGAAGCATGCGGTCGCCAGCAAGGTGATCGCGACGGTCGACGACCTCGAAGAGATCGCAGCCGACGACGAGGCCGACGTCCCCGCCCTGCGCGGCTGGCGCCGCGAGCTGTTCGGTGACGCCGCGCTGAAGCTGAAGCGCGGCGAGCTGGCGCTGGCGGTCGAGAAAGGCCGCGTGATCGGAGTTCAGCGGGCGTAA
- a CDS encoding aspartate aminotransferase family protein: MSMLPNSQEARDVAYQLHPYTNARTHQQAGPLVIERGDGPYVFDASGKRYFEAMAGLWSVGLGFNEKRLVEAAYKQMQALPFYHTFSAKSHGPSIDLAEKLVALAPVPMSKVFFTNSGSEANDTVLKLIAYRSNALGQPQRKKVISRMRAYHGVTIASASLTGLPNNHRSFDLPLPNILHTGSPHFYKDGAAGESEEAFATRRAEELDALIQKEGPDTIAAFFGEPVMGAGGVIVPPATYWDKIQAVLKKYDILLVADEVICGFGRTGKMFGCETYGIKPDVLVVSKQITSSYFPFSAIIMNDRMFEPIADESNKIGVLGHGFTAGGHPVGSAIALENLKIIEERGLVAHAAELGAYMQGKLRELTSHPLVGEVRGVGMIAAIELVLDKGRKTAASTPGAVGGIASRMLQERGVISRNMLDAIAICPPLIVNKSHIDDLVAAITGVLNDMKPEVAKLTPA; encoded by the coding sequence ATGTCCATGCTGCCCAATTCGCAAGAGGCCCGGGATGTGGCCTATCAGCTCCATCCCTACACCAACGCGCGCACGCATCAGCAGGCCGGTCCCCTGGTGATCGAACGCGGTGATGGTCCTTACGTCTTCGATGCATCGGGCAAGCGCTATTTCGAGGCGATGGCCGGTCTGTGGAGCGTCGGGCTCGGCTTCAACGAGAAGCGGCTGGTCGAGGCCGCATACAAGCAGATGCAGGCGCTGCCGTTCTATCACACGTTCTCCGCCAAATCGCACGGGCCCTCGATCGACCTCGCCGAGAAACTGGTGGCGCTTGCGCCTGTGCCGATGAGCAAGGTGTTCTTCACCAATTCCGGCTCGGAAGCCAACGACACCGTGTTGAAGCTGATCGCCTATCGCTCCAACGCGCTCGGCCAGCCGCAGCGCAAGAAGGTGATCAGCCGGATGCGCGCCTATCACGGCGTCACCATTGCGTCGGCCAGCCTGACGGGTCTGCCGAACAATCACCGCTCGTTCGACCTGCCGCTGCCGAACATCCTGCACACGGGCTCGCCGCATTTCTACAAGGACGGCGCCGCCGGCGAGAGTGAGGAGGCGTTTGCGACGCGCCGGGCGGAGGAACTCGATGCCCTGATCCAGAAGGAGGGACCCGATACGATCGCGGCGTTCTTCGGCGAGCCGGTGATGGGGGCAGGCGGCGTCATCGTGCCGCCGGCGACCTATTGGGACAAGATCCAGGCGGTCCTGAAGAAGTACGACATCCTGCTGGTCGCCGACGAAGTGATCTGCGGCTTCGGCCGCACCGGCAAGATGTTCGGCTGCGAGACCTACGGCATCAAGCCCGACGTGCTCGTGGTCTCCAAGCAGATCACCTCGAGTTATTTCCCGTTCTCGGCGATCATCATGAACGACCGCATGTTCGAGCCGATCGCGGACGAGAGCAACAAGATCGGCGTGCTCGGCCACGGCTTCACCGCGGGCGGCCATCCGGTCGGCTCGGCGATCGCGCTGGAGAATCTGAAGATCATCGAGGAGCGCGGCCTGGTCGCGCATGCCGCCGAACTCGGTGCCTATATGCAAGGCAAGCTGCGCGAGCTCACCAGCCATCCGCTGGTCGGCGAGGTCCGCGGCGTCGGCATGATCGCGGCGATCGAGCTCGTGCTGGACAAGGGCCGCAAGACGGCCGCCAGCACGCCCGGCGCGGTCGGCGGCATCGCCAGCCGCATGCTCCAGGAGCGCGGCGTGATCTCGCGCAACATGCTGGATGCGATCGCGATCTGCCCGCCGTTGATCGTCAACAAGTCCCACATCGACGATCTGGTCGCAGCGATTACCGGCGTGCTGAACGACATGAAGCCGGAAGTGGCCAAGCTAACGCCGGCGTAA
- a CDS encoding isochorismatase family protein, giving the protein MLASIHDDPPLLVCADLQVEYLTPGRRHVILDGDAATARCLELLMLWRGNLWPVMHLKRIAQAAWFNPASRLTDWIAEMKPRPGELTFEHPLPSAYSSSRFVDYMSNIRNVRCILIGFSLDETILATAADGFHRSHRYRVVADAVACRQPATGDAAAYKHAVVNVIGNFATIQSSAELIRTSGAVAV; this is encoded by the coding sequence ATGCTGGCCTCCATCCACGACGATCCGCCACTCTTGGTCTGTGCGGATCTTCAGGTCGAATATCTGACCCCCGGGCGTCGCCACGTCATCCTCGACGGCGACGCCGCGACCGCACGCTGCCTGGAATTGCTGATGCTATGGCGCGGCAATCTGTGGCCCGTGATGCATCTGAAGCGCATTGCGCAGGCCGCGTGGTTCAATCCGGCATCAAGGCTGACCGATTGGATTGCGGAGATGAAGCCGCGGCCGGGCGAGCTGACGTTCGAGCATCCGCTCCCGTCCGCCTACAGCTCGTCGCGGTTTGTGGACTACATGTCCAATATCCGCAATGTCCGCTGCATTCTGATCGGTTTTTCCCTCGACGAGACCATCTTGGCCACCGCCGCCGACGGGTTTCACCGCAGCCATCGCTATCGGGTCGTCGCCGACGCCGTGGCTTGCCGGCAGCCGGCCACGGGCGATGCCGCCGCCTATAAGCATGCGGTAGTGAATGTCATCGGGAATTTTGCTACAATCCAGTCCAGCGCCGAACTGATCAGAACCAGCGGCGCCGTTGCGGTGTAA
- a CDS encoding GNAT family N-acetyltransferase, with the protein MHGTRIPVAKPCSRAITIRLARDPNDLMLVTAIRSAVYLAEQDCPFEEEFDGNDMVAAHFIGFVGNEPAGCLRVRFFGDFAKVERLAVRHQYRRSRVSFKLVQASVDYVKRKGFRKIYGQAQDRLVDFWAHFGAKPLGHNRKITFSDFSYTEMLLEIEPGPDAITLDSDPYVIIRPEGDWDRPGVLDASAGRAVTSPLRDLALADR; encoded by the coding sequence ATGCACGGTACTAGGATTCCCGTCGCCAAGCCCTGTTCCCGCGCCATCACCATCCGCCTCGCGCGCGATCCAAACGATCTCATGCTGGTCACCGCCATTCGTTCCGCGGTCTATCTCGCCGAGCAGGATTGTCCCTTCGAGGAGGAGTTCGATGGCAACGACATGGTCGCGGCGCACTTCATCGGCTTCGTCGGCAACGAACCTGCGGGCTGTCTGCGGGTGCGCTTCTTCGGCGATTTCGCCAAGGTGGAGCGGCTCGCGGTGCGTCACCAATACAGGCGCTCGCGCGTCTCTTTCAAGCTGGTGCAGGCCAGTGTCGACTACGTGAAGCGCAAGGGATTTCGCAAGATCTACGGTCAGGCGCAGGACAGGCTGGTCGATTTCTGGGCGCATTTCGGCGCCAAGCCGCTCGGCCATAATCGCAAGATCACGTTCTCGGATTTTTCCTACACGGAGATGCTGCTGGAGATCGAGCCGGGCCCGGACGCGATCACGCTGGACAGCGATCCCTATGTGATCATCCGTCCCGAGGGCGATTGGGACCGGCCGGGCGTGCTCGACGCCTCGGCGGGGCGGGCGGTGACCTCGCCGCTGCGGGACCTCGCGCTCGCTGACCGCTGA
- a CDS encoding LysR family transcriptional regulator, giving the protein MQQLLHRGAAMMQHREEALDASWDDLKLFLACAKYKSFRNAAEELGLTSTTLMRRVDRLEESIGCKLFLRDQSGLTLSDEGTAMIADVAHMERHAFNVFRRASRSSNDTSGIVRVAVTEGPGNFWILPRLIDFQKTYRRITVDLRCAMEQADVARLESDIAIQLEPPTNPDLIVAKLGRLHIYPFLSKEYENLYGVPATLAELKNHRIIKQSAPQVDDGAYARVLGLKSLEGIVGIKTNSSVGVLYAVERGAGIGFLPTVSIALGAPLVAVDLGVSHHADLWLTYHKEFRASERHKIVVDWLKKIFDPKAYPCFRDEFIHPNALVPMMTAAREGFGLTGYVAATPA; this is encoded by the coding sequence ATGCAGCAGTTATTGCACCGGGGTGCTGCGATGATGCAGCACCGTGAAGAAGCCCTGGATGCGTCCTGGGACGATTTGAAACTGTTTTTAGCGTGCGCAAAGTATAAAAGTTTTCGCAATGCCGCCGAGGAGCTCGGGCTCACCTCGACCACGCTGATGCGCCGGGTCGACCGGCTCGAAGAGAGCATCGGCTGCAAGCTGTTCCTGCGCGACCAGAGCGGGCTCACGCTCAGCGATGAAGGCACCGCGATGATCGCCGACGTTGCGCATATGGAGCGTCATGCCTTCAACGTCTTCCGGCGCGCGTCGCGATCGTCGAACGACACCTCGGGCATCGTGCGCGTCGCGGTGACGGAGGGCCCCGGCAATTTCTGGATCCTGCCACGACTGATCGACTTCCAGAAGACCTACCGCAGGATCACCGTCGACCTGCGCTGCGCGATGGAGCAGGCCGACGTCGCACGGCTTGAATCTGACATCGCGATCCAGCTCGAGCCGCCGACCAATCCCGATTTGATCGTCGCCAAGCTCGGCCGCCTCCACATCTATCCCTTCCTCTCCAAGGAGTACGAAAACCTCTACGGCGTGCCCGCGACCCTTGCGGAGCTGAAGAACCACCGCATCATCAAGCAGAGCGCACCGCAGGTCGACGACGGCGCCTATGCCCGTGTGCTCGGATTGAAGTCGCTGGAAGGTATCGTCGGGATCAAGACCAATTCCTCGGTCGGCGTGCTCTACGCCGTCGAACGCGGCGCCGGCATCGGCTTCCTGCCGACGGTCTCGATCGCGCTTGGCGCGCCGCTGGTCGCCGTCGATCTCGGCGTCAGCCACCACGCCGATCTCTGGCTCACCTATCACAAGGAGTTCCGAGCCTCCGAGCGCCACAAGATCGTGGTCGACTGGCTGAAGAAGATCTTCGATCCAAAGGCCTATCCCTGCTTCCGCGACGAGTTCATCCATCCGAACGCGCTGGTGCCGATGATGACGGCCGCGCGGGAGGGTTTTGGCCTGACGGGATATGTCGCGGCGACGCCGGCCTGA
- a CDS encoding autotransporter outer membrane beta-barrel domain-containing protein, which produces MCCTSQPSGTRQTIGLDRVRRVAAAIAVAFALVLTMSATAPVFAQSPTPTPTPTPTPSPTPMPSPTATNYDQSVGNSALNLGSNFLERLSNQASGGFDRASRTNPGGGGASASTEDPRYRTWFEGYGISVRSDAQGDFVGDKRKTAGGVAGFGARVAPGVNLGFSVDQSHTDIDVPLALQSATLDLTQIGINGSVDKGPWTWAFAVVHGFGKVRSSRDTGVGLATAGYRAAIDGALTEISYYWTKDQMRIVPKGALEYVRATSAAFQETGGLDPLNVGSTALSRARVMIGAEIGRYFIIDQKILDLSAYGKFVDNFHQDLGSIQVSLGTQSIVVPGIGESRYGADAGASASLSLTNVARLYVNYDGKFRSLLTSHQGTFGFEYKW; this is translated from the coding sequence ATGTGCTGCACATCGCAGCCCTCCGGGACACGGCAGACGATCGGGCTGGACCGCGTCCGCAGGGTCGCGGCCGCGATCGCGGTGGCGTTTGCGCTTGTCCTGACGATGTCGGCGACCGCGCCGGTCTTCGCGCAAAGCCCGACACCGACGCCGACCCCGACACCCACGCCGTCACCGACCCCGATGCCGTCGCCGACAGCGACCAATTACGACCAGTCGGTCGGCAACAGCGCGCTCAATCTCGGCTCCAACTTCCTGGAGCGGCTCAGCAACCAGGCTTCGGGCGGTTTCGACCGGGCGTCCCGCACCAATCCCGGCGGCGGCGGCGCGTCGGCGAGCACGGAAGATCCGCGCTATCGCACCTGGTTCGAGGGCTACGGCATCTCTGTGCGCTCCGACGCACAAGGCGACTTTGTCGGCGACAAGCGCAAGACGGCCGGCGGCGTCGCCGGCTTCGGCGCGCGCGTGGCACCGGGTGTCAATCTCGGCTTCTCCGTCGACCAGAGCCATACCGACATCGACGTGCCGCTGGCGCTGCAGTCGGCGACGCTCGACCTGACGCAAATCGGCATCAACGGTTCGGTCGACAAGGGCCCGTGGACCTGGGCCTTTGCCGTGGTGCACGGCTTCGGCAAGGTCCGTTCCAGCCGCGACACCGGCGTCGGCCTTGCGACTGCGGGCTATCGCGCTGCGATCGACGGCGCGCTAACCGAGATCAGCTATTACTGGACCAAGGACCAGATGCGCATCGTGCCGAAGGGGGCGCTGGAATATGTGCGCGCCACCAGTGCGGCTTTCCAGGAGACCGGCGGCCTCGACCCGCTCAACGTCGGCTCGACCGCGCTCTCACGCGCGCGCGTGATGATCGGGGCCGAGATCGGCCGCTACTTCATCATCGACCAGAAGATCCTCGACCTGTCCGCCTACGGCAAATTCGTCGACAATTTCCATCAGGATCTCGGATCGATCCAGGTCAGCCTGGGAACCCAGAGCATCGTCGTTCCCGGCATCGGCGAGAGCCGCTACGGCGCGGATGCCGGAGCCTCGGCTTCGCTCAGCCTGACCAACGTGGCGCGGCTTTACGTCAATTACGACGGCAAGTTTCGCAGCTTGCTGACGTCGCACCAGGGCACGTTCGGTTTCGAATACAAATGGTGA
- a CDS encoding cold-shock protein: MPQKGTVKWFNPTKGYGFIKPNGGDKDVFVHISAVERAGLSTLNENQVVEYDLVENRGKASAENLKVS; the protein is encoded by the coding sequence ATGCCGCAAAAGGGCACCGTCAAATGGTTCAACCCGACCAAGGGCTATGGGTTCATCAAGCCGAATGGCGGCGACAAGGACGTATTCGTCCACATCTCCGCCGTCGAGCGTGCCGGACTCTCCACCCTCAACGAAAACCAGGTGGTTGAATACGACCTCGTGGAGAACCGCGGCAAAGCCTCCGCGGAGAACCTCAAGGTCTCCTGA
- the purN gene encoding phosphoribosylglycinamide formyltransferase, which translates to MKRRVAILISGRGSNMAALIKAASAADFPAEISLVISNKADALGLERAKAAGVNTLVIESKPFGKDRAGFEKVLQAALDQHGIELICLGGFMRLFTAEFTRAWYGRMLNIHPSLLPSFPGLDPHGQALRAGVKLSGATVHFVIPETDAGPIVMQGAVPVSDHDTGDTLSERILEVEHRIYPEALRLLATGKVRIEGDVCRTEGSGPSENFLVAPVVR; encoded by the coding sequence ATGAAGCGCCGCGTCGCCATCCTGATCTCCGGCCGCGGCTCCAACATGGCCGCGCTGATCAAGGCCGCGAGCGCTGCGGATTTCCCGGCCGAGATCTCGCTCGTCATCTCGAACAAGGCCGATGCGCTCGGGCTCGAACGTGCCAAAGCGGCCGGCGTCAATACGCTGGTGATCGAGAGCAAGCCGTTCGGCAAGGATCGCGCCGGCTTCGAGAAGGTGTTGCAGGCCGCCCTCGACCAGCACGGTATCGAGCTGATTTGCCTCGGCGGCTTCATGCGCCTGTTCACGGCCGAGTTCACCAGGGCCTGGTACGGGCGGATGCTCAACATTCATCCCTCGCTGCTGCCGTCCTTCCCCGGCCTCGATCCACACGGCCAGGCCTTGCGCGCCGGCGTCAAGCTGTCAGGCGCGACGGTGCACTTCGTGATCCCCGAGACCGATGCCGGCCCGATCGTGATGCAGGGCGCGGTTCCCGTCAGCGACCACGACACGGGTGATACGCTGTCCGAGCGCATCCTCGAAGTCGAACACCGCATCTACCCTGAGGCGCTGCGGCTGCTTGCGACCGGCAAGGTCCGGATCGAGGGCGATGTGTGCAGGACGGAAGGAAGCGGGCCGTCGGAGAATTTTCTGGTTGCGCCGGTGGTGCGCTGA
- the purM gene encoding phosphoribosylformylglycinamidine cyclo-ligase, translating into MTDRKNGLTYADSGVDIDAGNRLVDLIKPMVRATARPGADAEIGGFGGLFDLKAAGFKDPVLVAATDGVGTKVKIAIETGLHGGIGIDLVAMSVNDLVVQGAEPLFFLDYFACGKLDPEATASIVAGVAEGCRESGCALIGGETAEMPGLYKDGDYDLGGFAVGAAERGTLLPRKDIAAGDAVIGLASSGVHSNGFSLVRKIVEQSGLGFAAPAPFAPVMTLGGALLTPTKLYVKSCLRAIRETGAVKGLAHITGGGFTDNIPRVLPNGLGVGIDLARLPVLPVFKWLAAQAGIAELEMLRTFNCGIGMIAIVEPDKVEQVMQVFTEAGETVAQLGTVIPADGEHRVVYNGHLDLAL; encoded by the coding sequence ATGACCGACCGCAAAAACGGCCTCACTTACGCCGATTCAGGCGTCGATATCGACGCGGGCAACCGCTTGGTCGATCTGATCAAGCCGATGGTGCGCGCCACGGCGCGGCCCGGCGCCGACGCCGAGATCGGCGGCTTCGGCGGACTGTTCGACCTCAAGGCGGCCGGTTTCAAGGACCCCGTCCTGGTGGCCGCGACCGACGGTGTCGGCACCAAGGTCAAGATCGCCATCGAGACCGGACTGCATGGCGGGATCGGCATCGACCTCGTCGCCATGAGCGTTAACGACCTCGTGGTGCAGGGCGCCGAGCCGCTGTTCTTCCTGGACTATTTCGCCTGCGGCAAGCTCGACCCCGAGGCCACGGCCTCGATCGTCGCGGGCGTCGCGGAAGGCTGCCGCGAATCCGGCTGCGCCCTGATCGGCGGTGAGACCGCCGAGATGCCAGGCCTCTACAAGGACGGCGATTACGATCTCGGCGGCTTTGCCGTCGGTGCCGCCGAGCGCGGTACGCTGTTGCCGCGCAAGGACATCGCGGCTGGCGATGCCGTGATCGGCCTCGCCTCGTCGGGTGTGCATTCCAACGGCTTCTCGCTGGTCCGCAAGATCGTGGAACAATCGGGCCTCGGCTTCGCCGCACCGGCGCCGTTCGCACCGGTCATGACGCTCGGCGGCGCGCTGCTGACGCCGACCAAGCTCTACGTCAAATCCTGCCTGCGGGCGATCCGCGAGACCGGCGCGGTGAAGGGCCTTGCCCACATCACCGGCGGCGGTTTCACCGACAACATCCCGCGGGTGCTGCCGAACGGCCTCGGCGTCGGCATTGATCTGGCGCGCCTGCCGGTGCTGCCGGTGTTCAAATGGCTGGCAGCGCAGGCCGGCATCGCCGAGCTGGAGATGCTGCGCACCTTCAATTGCGGCATCGGCATGATCGCGATCGTCGAGCCCGACAAGGTCGAGCAGGTCATGCAGGTCTTCACCGAGGCCGGCGAGACGGTGGCGCAGCTCGGCACAGTGATCCCGGCCGACGGCGAGCACCGCGTCGTCTATAACGGCCATCTCGATCTGGCGCTGTGA
- a CDS encoding CDP-alcohol phosphatidyltransferase family protein — translation MSIPNIITLGRIMLVPIIVWAIVSSQMEVAFAVFLIAGISDAVDGFLAKRFNMTSELGALLDPLADKALLVSIYMALGIWGAIPRWIVILVVSRDIMIVAAVIVSWLFDRPVEMKPSKVSKLNTVAQVAFAALVLAALAFGFKPAPYDIILMGLVTVFTLSSVSLYLVEWLRHMSTIEAK, via the coding sequence GTGAGTATTCCGAACATCATTACCCTGGGCCGCATCATGCTGGTCCCGATCATCGTCTGGGCCATCGTATCGAGCCAAATGGAGGTCGCGTTCGCCGTCTTCCTGATCGCCGGTATCAGCGATGCCGTGGACGGCTTCCTGGCCAAGCGCTTCAACATGACGAGCGAGCTCGGCGCCCTGCTCGATCCGCTCGCGGACAAGGCCCTGCTGGTCTCGATCTACATGGCGCTGGGGATCTGGGGGGCGATTCCGCGCTGGATCGTGATCCTGGTGGTCTCGCGCGACATCATGATCGTCGCCGCCGTGATCGTGTCCTGGCTGTTCGACCGGCCCGTCGAGATGAAGCCGTCGAAAGTGTCCAAGCTCAACACCGTTGCGCAAGTGGCGTTCGCGGCGCTGGTGCTGGCGGCGCTTGCCTTCGGCTTCAAGCCGGCTCCTTATGATATCATCCTGATGGGCCTCGTCACGGTCTTCACGCTCTCCTCGGTGTCGCTCTATCTCGTCGAGTGGCTGCGGCACATGAGCACGATCGAGGCCAAGTAA
- a CDS encoding DnaA ATPase domain-containing protein translates to MAGRVHPRQLAFSLPHAESLSRDNFLEGPANAAGLALIERWPEWPNRIMWLAGPEGSGKSHLAAIWAEMSGARSTVANALTAAGVPGALATGALVVEDIRAKDFDERALFHLMNLAREDGAYVLFTGREVPAALEIELRDLRSRLRAVPVVTLLPPDDQLFRGLIVKFCADRQLNVDESVVGYLATRLERSSAAARQAVELLDSEALRLGRPVTRALAAELLRDA, encoded by the coding sequence GTGGCAGGCCGCGTCCATCCCCGACAATTGGCGTTTTCGCTTCCGCATGCGGAAAGCCTCAGCCGGGACAATTTCCTTGAAGGCCCCGCCAACGCGGCTGGTCTGGCCCTGATCGAGCGCTGGCCGGAATGGCCGAACCGGATCATGTGGCTGGCCGGCCCGGAAGGCAGCGGCAAGAGCCACCTCGCCGCGATCTGGGCCGAAATGTCGGGGGCACGCTCGACCGTCGCCAACGCCCTGACGGCCGCAGGCGTGCCGGGCGCGCTCGCCACCGGCGCGCTGGTGGTCGAGGATATCAGGGCCAAGGACTTCGACGAACGCGCCCTCTTCCACCTGATGAACCTCGCCCGCGAGGACGGCGCCTATGTGCTGTTCACCGGACGCGAGGTGCCGGCCGCGCTGGAGATCGAGCTTCGCGACCTGCGCTCGCGTCTGCGCGCCGTGCCTGTTGTCACGCTGCTGCCGCCCGACGACCAGCTCTTCCGCGGCCTGATCGTCAAATTCTGCGCCGACCGCCAGCTCAATGTGGACGAGAGCGTGGTCGGCTACCTCGCCACCCGCCTGGAGCGGTCCTCGGCCGCGGCCCGCCAGGCCGTGGAACTGCTCGACAGCGAGGCCCTGCGGCTCGGCCGTCCCGTCACCAGGGCGCTGGCCGCGGAGCTGCTCCGGGACGCCTGA